The following proteins are encoded in a genomic region of Nicotiana sylvestris chromosome 4, ASM39365v2, whole genome shotgun sequence:
- the LOC104215555 gene encoding chromatin-remodeling ATPase INO80 isoform X3, which produces MSGRELKKKRRTSYSSDEDGDGDRGYNTHISEERYRAMLGEHVQKYKRRLGNSSASPAATRNGVPAMRSGGGSRDQKSTNDHRGALRLDSASEFFNNSTQKLGNHIQSDFPGPYGGDRSIYEPAFLDLGEDITYRIPPPYEKLATLLNLPTMSDIQVNEIYLKGTLDLETLAAMMASDKRLGPKRQAGMSDPKPQFESLQARLRAQPANSAGQKFSLQVSEAALEASSIPEGAAGGIRRSILSEGGVLQVYYVKVLEKGDTYEIIERSLPKKPKLKKDPSVIEKEEMDKIGKYWINLVRKEIPKHHKIFINFHRKQLTDAKRFSETCQREVKMKVSRSLKVMRGAAIRTRKLARDMLVFWKRVDKEMAEVRKREEKEAAEALKREQELREAKRQQQRLNFLLSQTELYSHFMQNKSTLSSEAVTLGDEMTNDQEMLLSSSEARPGEEEDPEEAELRKEALKAAQDAVSKQKMMTSAFDSECLKLRQAAEIEPSQQDAAAANIDLLHPSTMPVASTVQTPDIFKGTLKEYQLKGLQWLVNCYEQGLNGILADEMGLGKTIQAMAFLAHLAEDKNIWGPFLVVAPASVLNNWADEIGRFCPDLKTLPYWGGLQERMVLRKNINPKRLYRRDAGFHILITSYQLLVSDEKYFRRVKWQYMVLDEAQAIKSANSIRWKTLLSFNCRNRLLLTGTPVQNNMAELWALLHFIMPTLFDSHEQFNEWFSKGIENHAEHGGTLNEHQLSRLHAILKPFMLRRVKKDVVSELTGKTEITVHCKLSSRQQAFYRAIKDKISLAELFDSSRGHLNEKKILNLMNIVIQLRKVCNHPELFERNEGTSYFYFGEVPNSLLPPPFGELEDVFYSGGRSAVTYQIPKLVYREALGSSMLHSTMAQGVRKELFDKYFNIYSPENVHRSILQEVHKSDVGYIRSGTFGFTRLIDMSPMEVSFSATGSFLEKLLFSIVRSNRQFSDEILDLLMESEDDDLYFSHLGRDKVRAVTRMLLLPSRTGTDLLRTRRATGPGDAPFEALVMEHQDRLLSNVNLLHSIYSFIPRTRAPPINAHCSDRNFAYKMLEELHHPWIKRLLVGFARTSEYNGPRKPGVTHHLIQEIDSELPVSQPALQLTYKIFGSCPPVQPFDPAKMLTDSGKLQTLDILLKRLRAGNHRVLLFAQMTKMLDIIEDYMHYRKYKYLRLDGSSTIMDRRDMVKDFQHRSDIFVFLLSTRAGGLGINLTAADTVIFYESDWNPTLDLQAMDRAHRLGQTKDVTVYRLICKETVEEKILQRASQKNTVQQLVMTGGHVQGDLLAPEDVVSLLIDDKQLEQKLKEIPLQQAKERQKRKGGTKGIRIGADGDASLEDLTNGESVGNGDDTLDPGKAKSSSKKRKGSTDKQTPKSRPQKNPKNLESLSPNSLMEDDIDGSPQNIDMQQRPKRLKRPTKSVNENLEPAFTATPPMNREGNHNYSLSDISTSGGRAGAEEEALRHNNLLAG; this is translated from the exons ATGTCTGGTAGGGAGTTGAAGAAAAAGAGGCGGACTTCATATAGTAGTGATGAAGACGGGGATGGGGACAGAGGTTATAATACCCATATTTCAGAGGAAAGGTATAGAGCAATGCTGGGAGAACACGTTCAAAAGTATAAGAGGAGGCTTGGTAATTCCTCAGCAAGCCCTGCGGCTACTCGTAATGGGGTGCCTGCGATGAGAAGTGGTGGAGGATCAAGAGACCAGAAATCAACAAATGATCATAGAGGAGCACTCAGACTTGACTCTGCATCAGAATTTTTTAACAATAGCACTCAGAAGTTAGGGAACCATATTCAGTCTGATTTTCCAGGACCATATGGTGGTGATAG ATCTATTTATGAACCTGCTTTCTTGGATCTCGGGGAGGACATCACATACAGGATCCCTCCACCCTATGAAAAGCTGGCAACATTATTGAATTTGCCAACCATGTCAGATATTCAAGTTAATGAAATTTACCTCAAGGGTACACTTGATTTGGAGACTTTGGCTGCAATGATGGCTTCTGATAAGAGACTTGGGCCCAAACGTCAAGCAGGTATGAGTGATCCCAAACCCCAATTTGAATCTCTTCAGGCACGGTTGCGAGCCCAGCCAGCTAATAGTGCCGGTCAGAAATTCAGTCTGCAAGTCAGCGAAGCTGCATTAGAGGCTTCTTCCATCCCTGAGGGGGCTGCAGGAGGTATACGGCGTTCTATATTGTCAGAGGGTGGTGTCTTACAGGTTTATTATGTGAAAGTGTTAGAGAAAGGAGACACCTATGAG ATTATTGAGCGTAGTCTACCCAAAAAGCCAAAACTGAAGAAGGATCCTTCTGTGATTGAGAAGGAAGAAATGGATAAGATTGGAAAATATTGGATAAACCTTGTCAGGAAagaaatcccaaaacatcataagATATTCATCAATTTCCACAGGAAGCAATTGACTGATGCCAAGAGGTTTTCAGAAACTTGTCAGAGAGAG GTAAAAATGAAAGTTAGCAGATCACTTAAGGTGATGAGAGGTGCTGCAATTCGTACAAGGAAACTTGCTAGGGACATGCTCGTGTTTTGGAAGAGAGTTGACAAGGAGATG GCAGAAGTAAGGAAAAGGGAGGAAAAAGAAGCTGCAGAAGCTTTGAAGCGTGAACAGGAGCTTCGTGAAGCAAAGAGACAACAACAGAGGCTCAACTTTCTGCTATCTCAAACTGAACTTTACAGCCATTTCATGCAAAATAAATCAACTTTATCCTCTGAGGCTGTGACTTTAGGTGATGAAATGACAAATGACCAAGAAATGTTGTTAAGTTCCAGTGAAGCTAGACCTGGAGAGGAAGAGGATCCTGAAGAGGCTGAGCTGAGAAAAGAGGCCTTGAAAGCTGCACAGGATGCAGTTTCAAAGCAGAAAATGATGACAAGTGCATTTGATAGTGAATGTCTGAAGCTGCGGCAAGCTGCTGAAATTGAACCCTCCCAGCAAGATGCCGCAGCCGCTAACATAGACTTATTGCATCC GTCAACCATGCCTGTGGCATCAACAGTACAGACACCAGACATATTCAAGGGTACTCTTAAAGAGTATCAATTGAAAGGCCTCCAGTGGCTTGTAAATTGTTACGAGCAG GGTTTAAATGGCATTCTTGCTGATGAGATGGGTCTTGGCAAAACTATCCAGGCCATGGCTTTCTTGGCTCATTTGGCAGAA GACAAGAATATATGGGGTCCCTTTTTAGTTGTTGCTCCTGCATCAGTCTTGAACAACTGGGCTGATGAAATTGGTCGTTTCTGCCCTGATCTAAAAACTCTTCCATATTGGGGAGGGTTACAAGAGCGAATGGTACTTCGGAAGAATATTAACCCAAAACGTCTATATCGACG GGATGCTGGATTCCATATTCTCATTACCAGTTATCAACTGCTAGTCTCTGATGAGAAATACTTCAGACGTGTCAAATGGCAATACATGGTGCTGGATGAAGCTCAGGCAATCAAAAGCGCAAACAG TATACGATGGAAAACATTGTTGAGTTTCAATTGTCGAAACCGTTTGCTTCTGACTGGTACTCCAGTTCAAAATAACATGGCTGAGCTCTGGGCGCTCCTCCACTTTATTATGCCTACTTTATTTGATAGCCACGAACAATTCAACGAATGGTTTTCAAAAGG AATTGAGAACCACGCAGAGCATGGTGGGACATTGAACGAGCACCAGCTCAGCCGGCTG CATGCCATTTTAAAACCCTTCATGCTGCGACGGGTTAAAAAGGATGTGGTTTCTGAGTTGACTGGGAAAACTGAAATCACAGTGCACTGTAAGTTGAGTTCTCGCCAGCAGGCATTTTATCGAGCAATAAAAGACAAGATATCCCTTGCTGAGTTGTTTGATAGCAGCCGTGGGCATCTCAATGAGAAGAAAATTCTAAACCTGATGAATATTGTTATCCAGCTAAGGAAG GTGTGCAACCATCCAGAGCTGTTTGAGAGAAATGAAGGAACTTCTTATTTCTATTTTGGAGAGGTTCCAAACTCACTTCTACCTCCTCCCTTCGGGGAGCTGGAGGATGTATTCTATTCTGGCGGTCGAAGTGCTGTTACATACCAG ATACCAAAGCTGGTTTACCGGGAAGCTCTCGGATCGAGCATGCTTCACTCAACTATGGCCCAAGGTGTAAGAAAAGAATTATTTGATAAGTACTTTAACATATATTCTCCGGAGAATGTTCACCGCTCGATACTGCAAGAAGTACACAAGTCAGATGTTGGCTATATACGGAGCGGAACATTTGGTTTTACTCGGTTAATTGATATGTCACCTATGGAGGTTTCATTTTCGGCAACTGGTTCTTTCTTGGAAAAATTGTTATTCTCAATTGTGAGAAGCAACCGACAATTTTCAgatgaaattttggacttgctgatGGAGTCTGAGGATGATGATCTCTATTTTAGTCACCTTGGACGGGACAAAGTAAGAGCAGTGACACGAATGTTATTGCTTCCATCTAGGACAGGAACAGATTTATTAAGAACAAGACGTGCCACAGGTCCTGGTGATGCACCATTTGAAGCTTTGGTCATGGAACATCAGGATAGGCTTTTATCTAATGTTAATCTCTTACATTCCATATACTCCTTCATTCCTAGAACAAGAGCACCCCCT ATAAATGCTCATTGCTCGGATAGAAATTTTGCTTACAAAATGCTCGAGGAACTACACCATCCATGGATTAAGAGGTTGTTGGTTGGGTTTGCACGCACATCGGAATATAATGGTCCTAGGAAGCCAGGTGTCACACACCATTTAATACAAGAGATAGACTCTGAATTACCTGTCTCACAACCTGCTCTTCAGCTTACATACAAAATATTCGGGTCATGTCCACCTGTGCAACCATTTGACCCTGCAAAGATGCTAACA GACTCAGGGAAGCTTCAAACACTTGACATACTATTAAAGCGCTTGCGGGCAGGGAACCACCGTGTTCTTCTCTTTGCACAAATGACAAAAATGTTGGATATTATAGAG GACTACATGCACTACAGGAAATATAAGTACTTGAGGCTTGATGGATCTTCCACTATAATGGATAGACGAGACATGGTCAAAGATTTCCAGCATCG GAGCGACATTTTTGTGTTCTTGCTGAGCACAAGAGCAGGCGGCCTTGGTATCAACTTGACAGCTGCTGACACAGTCATCTTCTATGAGAGTGACTGGAATCCAACTTTAGATTTACAGGCAATGGATAGAGCTCATAGGCTAGGTCAAACTAAGGAT GTTACTGTTTATCGCTTAATCTGTAAAGAGACTGTTGAAGAGAAAATTCTGCAGAGAGCCAGTCAGAAGAATACCGTGCAACAGCTTGTCATGACAGGAGGACATGTTCAGGGTGACCTTTTGGCTCCAGAAGATGTCGTCTCTTTGCTGATTGATGATAAACAATTGGAGCAGAAACTGAAGGAAATTCCTCTTCAG CAGGCAAAAGAAAGACAAAAGAGGAAAGGTGGCACCAAAGGCATACGAATTGGTGCGGATGGTGATGCATCATTAGAAGATCTTACAAACGGTGAATCTGTTGGGAATGGGGACGACACTCTTGATCCTGGGAAAGCAAAATCAAGTAGTAAAAAG AGGAAAGGTTCCACCGACAAGCAAACCCCAAAATCGAGGCCTCAAAAGAATCCGAAAAATCTTGAATCATTATCACCCAACTCACTGATGGAAGATGATATAGATGGCTCCCCACAAAACATTGACATGCAACAAAGGCCAAAAAGACTGAAGAGGCCAACTAAGAGCGTCAACGAGAACCTTGAACCAGCATTTACTGCCACCCCTCCTATGAACCGAGAGGGGAACCATAACTATTCTTTGTCGGATATCAGCACCAGTGGTGGGAGAGCAGGAGCTGAGGAAGAAGCATTAAGACATAATAATCTATTAGCTGGCTGA